The Ketobacter alkanivorans genome includes the window GACTTGAAACAATATTGGTGCAGTTTGCTGCATAAGTGATCTGAAAGCACACCAATGGGCTGCTACTTTTGATTCACCCACTGCAAAAATGCATCACGGTCAGCATCAGAGGCGCTTTTCCACAGCGACTGCAAACTTTCCATCACTGACTGATTCGCCATTGGCGCTGACACCGGCGCTGCGGTTTGCACCTGATCACTTTCGAATTCATACACCGGTGCCACAGCAGAGCGCAGCTGTGTCATGAACGTTCTGGGCCGGCTCAGCTCCACTGTCGCTTCAACTGTCTGCTTGTTCGCGACATTAATCACGTTAAATTCCGGCTTTTCGGCAAAGCTTTGAGCAGCCCCCAGAGTCACCTGCTTTGGATTAACAACCTGATAGGTCTTACCCGCTTCTGCAAGAAACGTGATTTTTGCAGGGCGAGAAACCACTTTTTCGTGCTCATCATTGGATATTTCAAACAGATCCGAATACTCCACCATCAAAGTACGCTCACCGGCTTGCACGCGATAAGTGGTTTGCTGGCCAATGAAGCCCGTGCTCACCTCATCGTTATCAATATATTTAAACAACACAGTTGGTGAAGATTTGATCAGAGCAGCTTGTTTGTCCTGGCCTTCATACAGGTTTTGTACTTTCTGACTGGCGCATGCCGATAACAAAGAAACCAGCAACACAGAGAGAATCAGACGCTTCATAAAATCATTTCCTTAATCACAGCGGAGTTTTCGGCATCATATTACAGAATTATGTCACGGCTGTGACATACATTCTTAGCACGCATAAAATTCATGACGGAAACCGGCGATCGAAGAACAGGCTGCAGAACAGGTGCGCGGGCCTCTATCCCAGCAGTAATTTAACACCCACTACTACCAGCAAGGCTGCAAAGATCTTTTTAAGAGTGGCCGCCGGTAATCTGTGGGCCAGACGGGCACCGACTTGAGCGAAGATAACGCTGGTAACAGAGATCCCAAGCAGTGCAGGCAGATAGACATAGCCAAAACTGTATTCAGGTGTTGATTCATCCCACCCGGTAACGATAAAACCAAAGGCTCCCGCTACTGCGATTGGCATTCCCCCTGCGGCTGAGGTGCCAACAGCCTGCTGCATCTTAACGTTGCACCAGGTCAGGAAAGGCACACTAAGAGACCCTCCGCCGATACCGAATATTGCAGAAATTGAGCCTATCACCACACCCACCAACGATAGCCCCGCCTTACCAGGAAGCTCTCGGGACGCCTTGGGTTTTACTCCGGCCGCCATCTGCAGTGCTATGAGTATGGCAAATACACCAAACAGCATCTGCAATACTCGGCCGTTGATGATGTCTGCCAGCTTGGCACCCAAAAGGGCTCCGCCGGCTAATCCAAATGCAAACCAGGTAAGCACAGGCCAAAGCACAGCGCCTTTTTTATGATGCTGATAAACTGATCCAGAGGAGGTAATGATGATGGTGGCAAGGGAGGTGCCCACTGCCATATGAGTGAGCACGTCGGGTGAAAACTGAATTGCGCTAAAAGCGTAGATCAACACCGGGACAATAATTAAACCGCCGCCCACACCAAGCAGGCCAGCGGCTAACCCTGCCACTATACCCAGGGCAGGGTATATCAAGTATTCCATTAACCGGTGAAGCCGTAACTCATTAAACGCTGATAGCGCTCCGCCATCAGGGCTTCTTCATCTTTGGCGGTAAGGCGCTCCAGGTTTTCGATCAAGGCAGCCTTAAGTGAATCGGCCACTGCGCTATGATTACGATGACTGCCACCCAGCGGCTCCGGAATAATCTGATCCACCAGCCCCAGCTCATGCAGTCGTTCAGCCGTGAGCCCCATGGCGGCTGCCGCATCCGATGCGTACTCGGCACTTTTCCAAAGAATGGAGGCACAGCCTTCGGGCGAAATGACTGAGTACGTACTGTACTGAAGCATCTGTAAATGATCACACACGCCAATGGCCAGCGCACCGCCGGAGCCACCTTCGCCGATGACAGTGGCGATGATGGGGGTTTTCAAACTGGCCATTACCGCTAGATTACGGGCGATGGCCTCGCTCTGACCTCGCTCTTCTGCTTCGATGCCAGGATAAGCTCCGGGGGTATCGATAAAGGTCAGCAGTGGCATTTTAAAACGCTCCGCCATCTGCATCAGGCGCATGGCCTTGCGATAGCCCTCTGGCTGCGGCATGCCAAAATTACGGCGTACTTTTTCTTTAACATCCCGACCTTTCTGATGGCCGATGATCATTACCGGCTTGCCGTCCAAACGGGCCACACCGCCAATAATGGCCTTGTCATCCCCAAAGGTACGATCACCGTGGAGCTCATCGAACTCGGTAAAAATCAGGTCGATATAATCCAAGGTGTAGGGACGCTTGGGGTGGCGCGCCAGCTGGGCAATTTGCCAGGAGGTTAAATTGGAAAAGATGGTTTCAGTCAGCGAAAGGCTCTTGTCTTTCAGCTGTTTCACTTCATCGGTAATATTCAGTGCGGTGCTGTCGCCCATATTGCGCAGCTCGTTAATCTTGGATTCCAGTTCTGCGATAGGTTGTTCGAAATCCAGATAGTTAGGATTCATAACTCATTGATCCTGTTTAATTGTTATAGGCTATGGGTTAGCGAGTTTATTCAGCCCAATACCTTACGTGAAGCGCGCCAACCTGTCGAGATTTAGGCTGGCAAGAAGGGGCGCGATTTTGTGGCAAAATGTTATCCCAACCGGCTGGCAGTCAGGATCAGCGATAATGCACTGTCAGGGTTCGCTCACCACACAGCTGCTCTAATTGTTTTATAAGCTCCGGCTTGGGGGAAATACGCCAGTCGTCCCCCAGGTATAGGCGTCCATGAGCACCCTGACGGGCATACTGAATCCGGACCTTGCAGCCGCCTTCGCGATAGGGTGTCAGGGCAGCCTGCAATTGTTGGCTGAACTCTGGCCCTACTCGGGACTGGTCGATGTCTAAACTGATCAAACGGGCGTAGTTTTCCCGCGCTTGAGCGATACCAAAGACTTTGCGGGTTACCATTTTCAGGCCGCCGGAGTAGTCATCCATGCTGACATCCCCTTCCACCACCAGTACCGCATCTTTGATAAGCTGATCCTTATATTCTTCATAGGTATCAGAGAAGATGGATATTTCCAAACGCCCGCTCTTGTCATCCAACGTCAAGAATGCCATTTTGTCGCCGCGTTTGTTTTTCATGACCCGCTGAGCAATCACCAGCCCGGCCACGATGGAGCGCGACTCTTTAGTGTTACCTGGTTTCACATCGGCGATCCGACAAGAGATAAAGTGGGAAATCTCCTCTAGATACTGATCTATAGGGTGTCCGGTCAGATACAGGCCAAGGGTATCTTTTTCGCCGTTAAGACGCTCATCATCACTCCAGGGTTTGACCTTGGCCCACTCGGGTTCGGGCTGCTCCTCTTCTTCCACAGCACCGAACATGTCCATGATGCCAAGATCCTGGTTTTTACTTTCCTGCTCGGCGTAACGCATGGCCTCCTGCAGGCTGGCCATAAGAGTGGCGCGGTCTGGCCCCAGCTTGTCCAATGCGCCGGCACGCACCAAGGCTTCCATAGAGCGCTTATTGAGTTTTTTCAGATCGACTCTGCGGCAGAACTCAAACAAGTTTTTGAAGGGCTTATTAGCGTCGCGGGCCTCCAGGATAGCCTCGATGGGGCCCTCCCCCAATCCTTTGATTGCGCCTAACCCGTACACAACCTGCTCTTGCTCACCCACTGTAAACTTGTACTCACTGACGTTCACATCCGGCGACACAATAGCCAGTTTCATGCGACGACATTCATCAATCAACGTCACCACTTTGTCGGTGTTGTGCATATCGGCAGACAGCACCGCGGCCATAAAACCAGCTGGATAATGGGCCTTGAGCCAAGCTGTCTGATACGACACCAGTGCATAGGCAGCGGAGTGGGATTTGTTAAAGCCGTACTTGGCGAACTCTTCCATGGTGTCGAAGATTTCGCCTGAAAGTTTAGGGTCGATGCCATTCTTGGCAGCACCATCCACAAACAAACCCCGTTGCTGGGCCATAACGTCGGCTTTCTTTTTACCCATAGCACGACGCAACAAATCAGCGCCGCCCAGAGTAAAATCTGCCAGCACCTGGGGAATCAGCATCACCTGTTCCTGATACAGAATGGTGCCGTAGGTGGTATCCAGAACAGGCTTCAGATCGGGGTGGGGGTAATCTACCTTTTGCCGCCCATGCTTTCGGGCGATAAAGTCATCCACCATGCCAGAACCCAGAGGGCCAGGACGAAACAAGGCCACCAACGCGACGATGTCTTCGAAGGTGTTAGGTTTGAGGCGTTTTATCAGATCTTTCATACCCCGTGATTCCAGCTGGAATACGGCGGTGGTCTCGGCTCTTTGCAGCAGGTCAAAAGAAGCTTGGTCATCGAGCGGAATTCGCTCAATGTCTACCGGTGGCTCGCCCTGCTTTTCCAATACAGGATTGATGGTTTTCAGGGCCCAGTCCACGATGGTCAACGTGCGCAGGCCGAGGAAATCGAACTTCACCAAGCCCGCTGCTTCCACATCGTCTTTATCAAACTGGGTAACCAGGTTGTTACCGTGTTCATCGCAATAGAGAGGCACGTAATCCGTAAGGGCAGAAGGCGCAATGACCACACCTCCGGCGTGCTTACCCACGTTACGGGTAATACCTTCCAGCTTGAGGGCCATGTCCAGCAGTTCACGGACGTCCTCATCGCGATCGTACAATTCTTGCAGCTGGGGCTCCTGCTCTATGGCTTTGCTGAGTGTCATACCGACTTCAAAGGGAATCAGTTTGGCAATACGATCCACGAAACCGTAGGATCGACCTTGTACTCGCCCAACATCGCGCACTACCGCTTTTGCCGCCATCGAACCGAATGTAATGATCTGGCTGACCGCATTACGACCATATTTTTCGGCCACATAATCGATAACACGATCACGACCGTCCATACAAAAGTCAACGTCGAAATCGGGCATGGATACCCGCTCAGGGTTGAGAAACCGTTCGAACAGCAGATCGTATTCCAATGGATCGAGGTCGGTTATTTTCAGCACGTAGGCAACGAGAGAGCCTGCGCCGGAGCCCCGCCCCGGCCCCACCGGCACACCATTGTTTTTGGCCCATTGGATAAAGTCCGCAACAATGAGGAAGTACCCAGGAAACCCCATCTGAATGATTACATCCAACTCACTCTGCAAACGCTCATCATAAGGTTTGCGGATTTCGGCAAACCCAGGATCATTCACGTCATACAGAAAGGCCAGGCGTTGCTCGAGCCCCTTGCGGGATTCGGCGATGATAAAGTCGTCCAACGTCATGCCTTCAGGCACTGGGTAGTCCGGCAGGAAATAGGTGCCCAGGGGGATCTCAAAACTGCAGCGCTTCGCTATCTCAACCGTGTTTTCGATGGCCTCAGGGATGTCCTGAAACAGCTCACACATCTCTTCGGGGGATTTCAGATACTGCTCTTCACTGTAGCGTTGCTCACGACTGGGGTCTTCCAGTGTCCAACCCTCGTATATACAGACGCGGGTTTCGTGGGCTTCAAAGTCATCCCGTTTCAGAAAACGGACATCGTTGGTCGCCACCACCGGCAAGTTGAACTTCTGCGCGACATCTACAGCAAGGTGCAAATAGGTTTCATCATCCTGACGCGAGGTACGGTGAAGCTCCAAATAAAACGAATCAGGAAACAGCTCGCTGTACTCTGCAAGCAGCTGCTCGACTTTGTCGTGCTTCCCCCCTAGTAATGCACGACCGATTTCGGCTTGCCTGCCACCGGACAAACAGATCAAGCCATCTGTTTTTTGTCGCAGGTAGTCACGGGCAATAATTGCTTTGTCGAGCTTTTGGCCATGTAGATAAGATTCAGACACCAGTTCAGTCAGGTTGCGATAACCTTGTAAGCTTTTGGCGAGCAATACGATCTGGGTTGGCGGCTCATCGGGCTGGGCTGATTCAAGCAGTACGTCTGCGCCGTAAATGGGT containing:
- a CDS encoding sulfite exporter TauE/SafE family protein; this encodes MEYLIYPALGIVAGLAAGLLGVGGGLIIVPVLIYAFSAIQFSPDVLTHMAVGTSLATIIITSSGSVYQHHKKGAVLWPVLTWFAFGLAGGALLGAKLADIINGRVLQMLFGVFAILIALQMAAGVKPKASRELPGKAGLSLVGVVIGSISAIFGIGGGSLSVPFLTWCNVKMQQAVGTSAAGGMPIAVAGAFGFIVTGWDESTPEYSFGYVYLPALLGISVTSVIFAQVGARLAHRLPAATLKKIFAALLVVVGVKLLLG
- a CDS encoding DUF2057 family protein; amino-acid sequence: MKRLILSVLLVSLLSACASQKVQNLYEGQDKQAALIKSSPTVLFKYIDNDEVSTGFIGQQTTYRVQAGERTLMVEYSDLFEISNDEHEKVVSRPAKITFLAEAGKTYQVVNPKQVTLGAAQSFAEKPEFNVINVANKQTVEATVELSRPRTFMTQLRSAVAPVYEFESDQVQTAAPVSAPMANQSVMESLQSLWKSASDADRDAFLQWVNQK
- the dnaE gene encoding DNA polymerase III subunit alpha, coding for MTQPFVHLRIHSEYSLVDGLVRIKPLAKLCSEMNMPALALTDFCNMFALVKFQRSAMDAGLKPIYGADVLLESAQPDEPPTQIVLLAKSLQGYRNLTELVSESYLHGQKLDKAIIARDYLRQKTDGLICLSGGRQAEIGRALLGGKHDKVEQLLAEYSELFPDSFYLELHRTSRQDDETYLHLAVDVAQKFNLPVVATNDVRFLKRDDFEAHETRVCIYEGWTLEDPSREQRYSEEQYLKSPEEMCELFQDIPEAIENTVEIAKRCSFEIPLGTYFLPDYPVPEGMTLDDFIIAESRKGLEQRLAFLYDVNDPGFAEIRKPYDERLQSELDVIIQMGFPGYFLIVADFIQWAKNNGVPVGPGRGSGAGSLVAYVLKITDLDPLEYDLLFERFLNPERVSMPDFDVDFCMDGRDRVIDYVAEKYGRNAVSQIITFGSMAAKAVVRDVGRVQGRSYGFVDRIAKLIPFEVGMTLSKAIEQEPQLQELYDRDEDVRELLDMALKLEGITRNVGKHAGGVVIAPSALTDYVPLYCDEHGNNLVTQFDKDDVEAAGLVKFDFLGLRTLTIVDWALKTINPVLEKQGEPPVDIERIPLDDQASFDLLQRAETTAVFQLESRGMKDLIKRLKPNTFEDIVALVALFRPGPLGSGMVDDFIARKHGRQKVDYPHPDLKPVLDTTYGTILYQEQVMLIPQVLADFTLGGADLLRRAMGKKKADVMAQQRGLFVDGAAKNGIDPKLSGEIFDTMEEFAKYGFNKSHSAAYALVSYQTAWLKAHYPAGFMAAVLSADMHNTDKVVTLIDECRRMKLAIVSPDVNVSEYKFTVGEQEQVVYGLGAIKGLGEGPIEAILEARDANKPFKNLFEFCRRVDLKKLNKRSMEALVRAGALDKLGPDRATLMASLQEAMRYAEQESKNQDLGIMDMFGAVEEEEQPEPEWAKVKPWSDDERLNGEKDTLGLYLTGHPIDQYLEEISHFISCRIADVKPGNTKESRSIVAGLVIAQRVMKNKRGDKMAFLTLDDKSGRLEISIFSDTYEEYKDQLIKDAVLVVEGDVSMDDYSGGLKMVTRKVFGIAQARENYARLISLDIDQSRVGPEFSQQLQAALTPYREGGCKVRIQYARQGAHGRLYLGDDWRISPKPELIKQLEQLCGERTLTVHYR
- a CDS encoding acetyl-CoA carboxylase carboxyltransferase subunit alpha; the encoded protein is MNPNYLDFEQPIAELESKINELRNMGDSTALNITDEVKQLKDKSLSLTETIFSNLTSWQIAQLARHPKRPYTLDYIDLIFTEFDELHGDRTFGDDKAIIGGVARLDGKPVMIIGHQKGRDVKEKVRRNFGMPQPEGYRKAMRLMQMAERFKMPLLTFIDTPGAYPGIEAEERGQSEAIARNLAVMASLKTPIIATVIGEGGSGGALAIGVCDHLQMLQYSTYSVISPEGCASILWKSAEYASDAAAAMGLTAERLHELGLVDQIIPEPLGGSHRNHSAVADSLKAALIENLERLTAKDEEALMAERYQRLMSYGFTG